The following proteins come from a genomic window of Heyndrickxia acidicola:
- the infA gene encoding translation initiation factor IF-1 gives MAKDDVIEVEGTVSETLPNAMFKVELENGHTVLAHVSGKIRMHFIRILPGDKVTVELSPYDLTRGRITYRYK, from the coding sequence ATGGCGAAAGATGACGTTATCGAGGTAGAAGGCACTGTTAGTGAAACTTTGCCAAATGCCATGTTTAAGGTAGAATTAGAGAATGGTCATACTGTGTTAGCTCATGTTTCAGGTAAAATCAGAATGCATTTTATTCGTATCTTGCCAGGAGACAAAGTGACAGTTGAACTTTCTCCGTACGATCTAACACGCGGAAGAATTACGTATCGTTATAAATAA
- the rpmJ gene encoding 50S ribosomal protein L36: protein MKVRPSVKPICEKCKVIRRKGKVMVICENPKHKQKQG, encoded by the coding sequence ATGAAAGTCAGACCATCAGTTAAGCCAATCTGTGAGAAATGTAAAGTTATTCGCAGAAAAGGCAAAGTTATGGTTATTTGTGAAAACCCAAAACATAAACAAAAACAAGGATAA
- the rpsM gene encoding 30S ribosomal protein S13: MARIAGVDIPRDKRIVISLTYIYGIGKQTAQKVLAEAGVSEDTRVRDLTEDELNKIRDIIDKLKVEGDLRREISLNIKRLMEIGSFRGLRHRRGLPVRGQNTKNNARTRKGPRKTVAGKKK, translated from the coding sequence ATGGCACGTATTGCTGGTGTTGATATCCCACGTGACAAACGTATTGTGATTTCATTAACTTATATTTATGGTATTGGTAAACAAACAGCTCAAAAGGTACTTGCAGAGGCAGGCGTTTCTGAAGATACTCGCGTTCGCGACCTTACAGAAGATGAATTGAACAAAATCCGTGATATCATCGACAAATTAAAAGTTGAAGGTGACCTTCGCCGTGAGATCTCTCTTAACATTAAACGCTTAATGGAAATTGGATCTTTCCGTGGTCTTCGCCACCGTAGAGGCTTACCAGTTCGTGGACAAAATACGAAGAACAATGCACGTACTCGTAAGGGTCCTCGTAAAACTGTAGCAGGCAAAAAGAAATAA
- the rpsK gene encoding 30S ribosomal protein S11: MARKTQTRKRRVKKNIETGIAHIRSTFNNTIVTITDSHGNAISWSSAGALGFKGSRKSTPFAAQMAAETAAKTSMEHGMKTLEVTVKGPGAGREAAIRALQAAGLEVTAIKDVTPVPHNGCRPPKRRRV; encoded by the coding sequence ATGGCACGTAAAACACAAACTCGTAAACGTCGTGTGAAAAAGAATATTGAAACAGGTATTGCACACATTCGTTCTACATTCAACAATACAATCGTAACAATCACAGATTCTCATGGTAATGCTATTTCTTGGTCTAGTGCTGGTGCTCTTGGATTTAAAGGTTCTCGTAAATCTACTCCATTCGCAGCACAAATGGCAGCTGAAACAGCAGCTAAAACATCTATGGAACATGGCATGAAAACTCTTGAAGTTACTGTTAAAGGACCTGGTGCAGGCCGTGAAGCTGCTATCCGTGCACTTCAAGCTGCAGGACTAGAAGTAACTGCTATCAAAGACGTTACACCTGTTCCTCATAATGGATGCCGCCCACCAAAACGTCGTCGTGTTTAA